Sequence from the Castanea sativa cultivar Marrone di Chiusa Pesio chromosome 12, ASM4071231v1 genome:
TGTTGTTAGATAATCCAAGTAATTTTTGTGCCCTGAGACCTTTCAGATTTGAAGCAACCCTGGTGAGGGATTTGAGAGGCTTTGAGGTGATAAATCAAGCTTGGTCTAGCGAATTCAAAGGATCAGATGCCTTTGAACTGTGCAGGAAACAAGAAGTAACCTGTGATGCATTAAAGAAGTGGAATACGGAGGTGTTTGGTTTTAGTAATATCAAAATTGCTTGGTTGACTGAGAAAATTAGAAAATCCAAATGAAAGAGACCAGAAACTGGAGATTGAAAGCTCGGTACAAAGATGGTTATAGTTACTCATTCAAAGTGTACGTGTGTACATGTGAATGTATCTTTTTGTAGTTACTCTTTCTCCTGGGTTAAGAGAAAGCCTAATTTTGTAGCACATTATCTTGCAAAGTGTACATGTGATATTAACAGTGTACTATGCTATAGGAACTCCTTCCTCCCAACTGAAGTTTGTGATGCTTGGAGGAAAGACTGTTTGATTGTTTCTTCTGCTTAATAGAAGTTggttttagcaacaaaaaataaataaataaaagtgggCCTCAAGACTCTTTGGCCGCCGGTGTGATGCAGCCGTGTGATCAGAGCAGTTTTTTAAACACCCCTACATcacttaacaaaaaacaaaaaaacaaaaagacaaaaaaaggaaaaaagaaaaagaaaaaacataacataaacataaacaaaaatacaaggaaaggcaagtttctttgttttgtaagGAATTGGCCAAGTCGATTGTTTTCATCTTCATTGGAAGGTGTCGAAGGACCTCGGGTTCTCTGACGAGACAACTTCAAGGTCCTTCGACGAGACAACCTCGTACCGCGACTCCCAGAACCTCCTCCATTATCCCGCCTAGATGACCTCGTACCACAACTCCTAGAACCTCCCTCATTATCCCGCTGTGAGGGACCAACTCCATCTCTAAGCCCTTCAAAGCATTTCTCCAAAGTTTGAATAAAAGACTCTGCCAACTGGGTCCTCTGCAAGGATATATGATCTTAGAACCCAACTTCACAAATTGCAAACATGGAATCTACAAAAGATAAGAGAGCAAGAACACACCGAAGAGACCTTTTGGTCCAATTGGGTATAAACAACTTGTTTTAGAGATTCAATCATCAACATGCACTCAGCAAAAAGATCAGCCCCAATATGCATGAAGAGAACTATAAGGTATGCACCAAAAGTGGAAAGCACTTGGTGCATGAAAAACATACCAGGCAGGTCCATGGAACATTTGGAGCTTGTTTCGGCCTTTCATGTTGCATACATCTGATAGATCCATCTTGATTCTTTACTTGGCAAGACCATGGAGGAAACTGAGGGTACCTCTCCATGAAAGAACCACTAGGGTCTTCAACATGACTAGAGGGTTGAGACGCAGTCCTTTCAGGCGATGAACCTTCATAATCAGAACTATGCCCTTCACAATGAGCAGCAAAAGTTTCCCCATCAACTTCTAAATTCACATCTGTTCCCTTTCCAGTTTCAAATAGCTGCCCCAAATTCTGACCAATGTTAGAAGGTGGTACTGCAGCAGAGTAGATCTTCGGACCCTTGGTGTATGATCTCACAACACCTACACTACAGTGAACCTTGAGGCAATCATCTTTGAGGTAGTCAGATGTATCTAGACCAGTTCTTTTGAAAAATCGCTCGCAACCCCTACAACATCCAACAAACAAAACTATTATACCACATTTGCCACTTGATTACATTAAATGAAAAATGGAGCAAAGGTATTCAACTGGAAATGATTGCATGTAGGTCATAAGTATAACATGATAGCATAAAAACATTACGCCCACAAGATGCACATAGTAGTCATTGAATCAAACATAGTTGTCACCTGAAAAGTCCATGGCAGGTATCATGCCTAATCAACAAGATTTTGTTATCACAACACAATATATGGTGAACTAATTAGATGAGACAAATATTACATCTTGCTTCTGTTAATCTCTTCAATAGCTCAAAATGAAACCATACacaataaataaacattaatgcCACTACATTTTCAAAGTATTCAtctttgaaattatatatatctgGCCAAAGAATTACATATAAGAGACAAATATTAAATATTGCTTCTATTAATCTCTTCAATAGCTCAAAATGAAACCATACacaataaataaacatgaatgCCACAACATTTTCAAAGTATTCAtctatgaaattatatatatctagCCAAAGAACTACATATAAGAGAGTTCAAAAACTC
This genomic interval carries:
- the LOC142618699 gene encoding uncharacterized protein LOC142618699, with product MVRIVSPNSQPIFSSSSSSSSSLSWSTPTPMTTSTSMTETVNGSHLFNISGYSLSKGIGIGNYVESDAFTAGGHSWAIYFYPDGKKVQYDAPYVSLFIVLVSEGSDVRALFELKLLDQSGKGRHKVHTQFDSEPYTIRNRGSMWGCERFFKRTGLDTSDYLKDDCLKVHCSVGVVRSYTKGPKIYSAAVPPSNIGQNLGQLFETGKGTDVNLEVDGETFAAHCEGHSSDYEGSSPERTASQPSSHVEDPSGSFMERYPQFPPWSCQVKNQDGSIRCMQHERPKQAPNVPWTCLRTQLAESFIQTLEKCFEGLRDGVGPSQRDNEGGSRSCGTRSSRRDNGGGSGSRGTRLSRRRTLKLSRQRTRGPSTPSNEDENNRLGQFLTKQRNLPFLVFLFMFMLCFFFFFFPFFVFLFFCFLLSDVGVFKKLL